One stretch of Streptomyces sp. NBC_01363 DNA includes these proteins:
- a CDS encoding aldehyde dehydrogenase family protein: MKAHDGMYIDGAWRPAAGRDTIAVVNPADEQVIAEVPAGGAEDVDAAVRAARAALPAWAATAPAERAARIAALRDVLVARKDEIARTVTAELGAPLPFSQAVHAGVPVLVAGSYAELAASYAFEEKVGNSTVYAEPVGVVGAITPWNYPLHQIVAKVAAALAAGCTVVLKPAEDTPLTAQLFAEAVHEAGVPAGVFNLVTGLGPVAGQALAEHDGVDLVSFTGSTAVGKRIGATAGAAVKRVALELGGKSANVILPSADLARAVGVGVANVMGNSGQTCSAWTRMLVHTSQYDEAVALAAEAAAKYGDRIGPLVNAKQHARVRGYIEKGVAEGARLVAGGPEAPREQGYFVSPTVFADVTPEMTIAQEEIFGPVVSLIRYEDEDDALRIANGTVYGLAGAVWAGDDAEAVAFARRMDTGQVDINGGRFNPLAPFGGYKQSGVGRELGSHGLAEYLQTKSLQF; this comes from the coding sequence ATGAAGGCCCACGACGGCATGTACATCGACGGGGCCTGGCGGCCCGCCGCGGGAAGGGACACGATCGCGGTCGTGAACCCGGCGGACGAACAGGTCATCGCCGAGGTCCCGGCCGGCGGGGCGGAGGACGTCGACGCCGCGGTACGGGCCGCCCGCGCCGCGCTCCCCGCCTGGGCGGCCACCGCGCCCGCCGAGCGTGCCGCGCGCATCGCCGCCCTGCGTGACGTACTCGTCGCACGCAAGGACGAGATCGCCAGGACCGTCACCGCCGAGCTCGGCGCGCCGCTGCCCTTCTCGCAGGCGGTGCACGCGGGCGTCCCGGTCCTGGTGGCCGGCTCGTACGCCGAGCTGGCCGCCTCGTACGCCTTCGAGGAGAAGGTCGGCAACTCCACCGTCTACGCCGAGCCGGTCGGCGTCGTCGGCGCGATCACCCCGTGGAACTACCCGCTGCACCAGATCGTGGCCAAGGTCGCCGCCGCGCTCGCGGCGGGGTGCACGGTCGTCCTCAAGCCCGCCGAGGACACCCCGCTGACCGCCCAGCTCTTCGCCGAGGCCGTCCATGAAGCGGGCGTTCCCGCAGGCGTGTTCAACCTCGTCACCGGTCTCGGCCCGGTCGCCGGACAGGCCCTGGCCGAGCACGACGGCGTCGACCTGGTCTCGTTCACCGGTTCCACCGCCGTCGGCAAGCGGATCGGCGCCACGGCCGGCGCGGCCGTCAAGCGCGTCGCCCTCGAACTGGGCGGCAAGTCCGCCAACGTCATCCTGCCGAGCGCGGACCTGGCCAGGGCCGTCGGTGTCGGCGTGGCGAACGTCATGGGCAACTCCGGCCAGACGTGCAGCGCCTGGACCCGGATGCTGGTGCACACCTCGCAGTACGACGAGGCGGTCGCGCTCGCCGCGGAGGCGGCCGCCAAGTACGGCGACCGCATCGGCCCCCTCGTCAACGCCAAGCAGCACGCGCGGGTGCGCGGCTACATCGAGAAGGGTGTGGCGGAGGGCGCCCGCCTCGTCGCGGGCGGCCCCGAAGCCCCGCGCGAGCAGGGCTACTTCGTCAGCCCCACCGTGTTCGCCGATGTCACCCCGGAGATGACCATCGCCCAGGAGGAGATCTTCGGCCCCGTCGTCTCGCTCATCCGCTACGAGGACGAGGACGACGCCCTGCGCATCGCCAACGGCACCGTGTACGGCCTCGCGGGCGCGGTCTGGGCGGGCGACGACGCGGAGGCGGTGGCGTTCGCCCGGCGGATGGACACCGGGCAGGTCGACATCAACGGCGGCCGGTTCAACCCGCTCGCCCCGTTCGGCGGATACAAGCAGTCCGGCGTCGGCCGCGAACTCGGATCCCACGGACTCGCGGAGTACCTCCAGACCAAGTCCCTGCAGTTCTGA